The proteins below come from a single Candidatus Flexicrinis affinis genomic window:
- a CDS encoding AAA family ATPase: MADHRFTLTDREREILAGLVEGLTNAEIAARLHLGTSTVKWYNSQIYSKLGVNNRDQAVAVAERQGILDRSPEVESIPNNIPAQATPFIGRDKQVAALKQLLYDRRIRLITVLGAGGMGKTRLVLEVAAQLVAEKYGEFADGVFFVSLQPTTDAANIVFQIANSLGIPLMGESPNPRQQLVDALAEERLLLVMDNWEHVLDGATLLPDILTAAPYVRVLATSRERLNLTGETIFSLTGMEFPTGNEPEAVAQYEAVQLFIRTAQQEQPNWQATPEHLGYVARICHVTEGMPLAIILAASWLDTLTVEQIASEIQRSIDFLETEMRDIPERQRSIRAIFDYAWNSLSQPEQRVFMTLGVFRGGFTLQAAQAVAQASPRALQTLVAKALVTRVGGERYDVHALLRQYAEEKLTESGTLHATLDRHAEYFADFVHQRNAALKGAGQNTAAKELEADFENIRMMWYRAIGTRSYGVFYRSADTLCWFCHVALYLTEGEQIFSAACRSLELRLDDRESAHVWCHLQLRLFWVQIWLYGIAKPFSQALERAKRWLDIAIDSGNETDIAICHCFIGTVAGLDQRDDALSALDESLSRFQRLDDPFYAAWTLHFLYFYWESRDLERALAHQRDALALRRELAGPYGLSLALLHVAISELELGDLDAAEACANEVLSFTQARVRYSWASLVVGDVAFFRGDFQTAREESVAAINAYATIRQQRVRGFSHLKIGMIAAVEGKYAVALDLYEIASSTNPNPRYMYFLNWLLALAAYGTNDNVRASAANRYALSSSLKIGAIGRMLWCFPTTALIETQRGNLTLAAKLLSLAFNHPKSITGWLKNWPLMDELKSRLRAALGDDDFERMWNEGAALDPVELVTRYLDESA; this comes from the coding sequence ATGGCGGACCATCGATTCACATTGACCGACCGCGAACGCGAGATTCTGGCGGGCCTTGTCGAAGGGTTGACCAACGCCGAAATCGCTGCGCGCCTGCATCTCGGCACTTCCACCGTCAAGTGGTACAACTCGCAGATCTATAGCAAGCTCGGCGTGAACAACCGCGATCAGGCGGTCGCTGTCGCCGAACGCCAAGGTATCCTCGACCGTTCACCGGAAGTCGAGTCCATCCCGAACAACATCCCGGCGCAGGCGACACCGTTCATCGGGCGTGACAAACAGGTCGCAGCGCTCAAACAGCTGCTCTACGACCGGCGCATCCGATTGATCACCGTCTTGGGCGCGGGTGGCATGGGCAAGACCCGCCTTGTGCTGGAGGTTGCTGCGCAGTTAGTCGCAGAGAAGTACGGCGAGTTTGCCGATGGCGTCTTCTTTGTTTCGCTGCAACCGACCACCGACGCGGCTAATATCGTCTTTCAGATCGCCAACAGCCTCGGCATTCCGCTGATGGGGGAGAGTCCCAACCCGCGGCAGCAGCTTGTAGATGCGCTGGCCGAAGAGCGCCTGCTGCTCGTGATGGACAACTGGGAACACGTGCTGGACGGCGCGACGCTGCTGCCGGACATCCTCACCGCGGCGCCCTACGTCCGCGTGCTCGCAACTTCGCGTGAACGCCTGAACCTGACCGGCGAGACGATCTTCAGCCTGACCGGTATGGAGTTCCCGACGGGAAACGAGCCCGAAGCCGTGGCGCAGTACGAGGCCGTGCAATTGTTCATCCGCACTGCTCAACAGGAGCAGCCGAACTGGCAAGCCACGCCTGAACACCTCGGCTATGTCGCGCGAATCTGTCACGTCACGGAGGGGATGCCGCTTGCCATCATCCTCGCGGCATCGTGGCTAGACACGCTGACTGTCGAGCAAATTGCCTCCGAGATTCAGCGCAGCATCGACTTTCTGGAGACGGAAATGCGCGACATCCCGGAACGTCAGCGCAGCATCCGCGCCATTTTCGACTATGCGTGGAACAGCTTATCGCAGCCCGAGCAGCGCGTGTTTATGACGCTGGGCGTATTTCGGGGCGGATTCACATTGCAGGCCGCGCAAGCCGTTGCGCAGGCATCGCCGCGCGCGCTGCAGACGCTGGTCGCCAAGGCGCTCGTTACCCGCGTAGGCGGCGAGCGGTACGACGTTCACGCGCTGCTGCGGCAGTACGCCGAAGAGAAGCTCACTGAGTCGGGAACGCTTCATGCCACACTGGATCGCCACGCGGAATACTTCGCAGACTTCGTCCATCAGCGTAACGCGGCGCTCAAAGGCGCCGGCCAGAATACCGCCGCGAAGGAACTTGAAGCCGACTTCGAGAACATCCGCATGATGTGGTACCGGGCGATCGGCACGCGCAGCTACGGCGTGTTCTACCGCAGCGCCGATACATTGTGCTGGTTTTGCCACGTCGCCCTGTACCTGACGGAAGGCGAACAGATCTTCAGTGCCGCGTGCCGCTCGCTGGAACTTCGGCTGGACGATCGCGAATCGGCGCATGTCTGGTGTCATCTCCAGCTTCGCCTATTTTGGGTGCAAATATGGCTCTACGGAATTGCCAAGCCGTTTTCGCAGGCGCTGGAACGGGCGAAACGATGGCTGGATATCGCAATCGACTCGGGCAACGAGACCGACATCGCGATATGCCACTGCTTTATCGGTACGGTCGCCGGTCTCGATCAGCGGGACGACGCGCTCTCCGCGCTAGACGAGAGCCTGTCGCGTTTTCAGCGACTTGACGACCCGTTCTACGCCGCATGGACGCTCCACTTCCTGTACTTTTACTGGGAGAGCAGAGATCTGGAACGCGCGCTGGCCCATCAGCGGGACGCTTTAGCGCTGCGGCGCGAGCTCGCCGGACCGTACGGGTTGTCGTTGGCGCTCCTGCACGTCGCGATCAGCGAACTCGAGCTGGGCGATCTCGATGCAGCCGAGGCGTGCGCGAACGAAGTGCTGTCATTCACGCAAGCGCGTGTGCGCTACTCGTGGGCATCGCTGGTGGTTGGCGACGTGGCGTTCTTCCGGGGCGACTTTCAAACCGCGCGCGAGGAATCGGTCGCGGCGATCAATGCGTACGCGACGATTCGTCAGCAGCGTGTTCGAGGGTTCTCTCACCTGAAGATCGGAATGATCGCGGCCGTAGAAGGCAAATACGCAGTCGCGCTCGATCTCTATGAGATTGCATCGAGCACCAACCCGAACCCGCGCTACATGTACTTCCTCAACTGGCTTCTCGCGTTGGCTGCGTACGGAACGAACGACAATGTGCGCGCGTCCGCCGCTAACCGCTATGCGCTGTCGTCGTCGCTGAAGATCGGCGCTATTGGGCGTATGCTCTGGTGTTTTCCGACCACGGCGTTGATCGAGACGCAGCGCGGCAACCTCACCCTCGCGGCGAAGCTCCTGTCGCTGGCGTTCAACCATCCCAAGAGCATCACGGGATGGCTCAAGAACTGGCCGCTGATGGACGAGTTGAAGTCTCGTCTGCGGGCGGCGCTTGGCGACGACGACTTCGAAAGGATGTGGAATGAGGGTGCAGCGCTCGATCCGGTGGAACTGGTGACGCGCTATCTTGACGAGAGCGCCTAA
- a CDS encoding cupin domain-containing protein, giving the protein MSRAFTDPKTGDSIRFLRTADETGGALFEVEVTYNPHSKRPPTHYHPRQEERFDVVQGQITAEIGGETRTYRAGEYFIVPPGTHHAMWNAEQSPVVMNWQTRPALRTQQLFESLWGLQQDGKLDSAKPNLLRIAVILNHFRDEFRLAGPSQIVQTLLFPILAVVGRLAGHRAHYEEYSQ; this is encoded by the coding sequence ATGAGCCGTGCGTTCACCGATCCGAAAACCGGTGACTCGATTCGCTTTCTGCGCACGGCCGACGAAACCGGCGGCGCGCTGTTCGAGGTGGAGGTGACCTACAACCCGCACAGCAAGCGGCCTCCCACCCACTATCATCCACGCCAAGAGGAACGGTTTGATGTCGTGCAGGGCCAGATCACGGCCGAAATTGGTGGGGAGACACGGACCTATCGCGCGGGCGAGTACTTCATCGTGCCGCCCGGAACGCATCACGCCATGTGGAATGCGGAACAATCGCCGGTCGTCATGAACTGGCAGACCCGGCCTGCCCTGCGGACGCAGCAGCTTTTCGAATCTTTGTGGGGATTGCAGCAGGACGGCAAGCTCGACAGCGCCAAACCGAACCTCCTGCGTATCGCTGTGATCTTGAACCACTTCCGTGATGAGTTCCGGCTCGCAGGGCCATCGCAGATCGTTCAGACCCTCCTATTCCCGATACTGGCCGTCGTTGGCCGGCTTGCCGGGCACCGCGCACACTACGAGGAATACAGCCAGTAG
- the arsM gene encoding arsenite methyltransferase, which translates to MSSNVQIHDTVRARYAGIAQATSSSGCCGDSACGCDSGLYSAELIQTLDKETVNLSLGCGDPVSIASLKPGDTVLDLGSGGGIDCFLAARQVGETGHVIGVDMTPEMLAKANAARDRMGLHNVEFRHGHIEALPVDDNSVDVIVSNCVINLAPDKVPVFREAFRVLKPGGRVSISDIVTEGDFSDDLRADGTKWAECVTGAIDAAVYTDMMADVGFIDIQVVDKVGAEDIVPRQEGMPRIFSARITAYKPL; encoded by the coding sequence ATGAGCAGCAATGTACAGATTCACGACACGGTTCGTGCGCGCTATGCCGGGATCGCTCAAGCGACCAGCTCCAGTGGCTGCTGCGGCGACTCGGCCTGCGGCTGCGACAGCGGCCTGTACAGCGCCGAATTGATCCAGACGCTTGACAAGGAGACGGTCAATCTCTCGTTGGGCTGCGGCGACCCGGTCAGTATTGCCAGTCTGAAGCCGGGGGATACGGTACTGGACCTAGGCAGCGGCGGCGGGATCGACTGCTTTCTGGCCGCGCGTCAGGTGGGTGAGACCGGGCACGTCATCGGCGTGGATATGACGCCAGAAATGCTTGCGAAAGCCAACGCGGCACGCGACCGCATGGGTCTGCACAACGTCGAATTTCGCCACGGGCACATCGAAGCGCTGCCGGTGGACGACAACAGCGTCGATGTCATCGTGTCCAACTGCGTCATCAACCTCGCGCCGGACAAAGTGCCGGTCTTCCGCGAAGCCTTTCGCGTGCTCAAGCCGGGTGGGCGCGTCAGCATCAGCGACATCGTGACCGAGGGGGACTTTAGCGACGATCTGCGTGCGGACGGCACCAAGTGGGCCGAGTGCGTCACCGGAGCCATTGACGCTGCTGTCTACACCGACATGATGGCCGATGTGGGTTTTATCGACATTCAGGTGGTCGATAAAGTGGGCGCCGAGGACATTGTCCCGCGTCAGGAGGGTATGCCGCGCATCTTCAGCGCGCGCATTACGGCTTACAAACCTCTCTAG